One Peromyscus leucopus breed LL Stock chromosome 20, UCI_PerLeu_2.1, whole genome shotgun sequence genomic region harbors:
- the LOC114709796 gene encoding cytochrome b-c1 complex subunit 7: protein MAGRPAVAASSKWLDGFRKWYYNAAGFNKLGLMRDDTIYETEDVKEAIRRLPENIYNDRMFRIKRALDLTMRHQILPKEQWTKYEEDKFYLEPYLKEVIRERKEKEEWTKK from the exons ATGGCGGGCAGACCTGCTG TTGCAGCGTCAAGCAAGTGGCTGGATGGTTTTCGAAAATGGTATTATAATGCTGCAGGATTCAACAAACTGG GGTTAATGCGAGATGATACAATATACGAGACTGAAGATGTGAAAGAAGCCATAAGAAGGCTTCCTGAGAATATTTATAATGACAGAATGTTTCGAATTAAGAGAGCTCTGGACCTGACCATGAGGCATCAGATCTTGCCTAAGGAGCAGTGGACAAAATATGAGGAG GACAAATTCTACCTTGAACCCTATCTGAAAGAGGTTATtcgggaaagaaaagagaaagaagaatggacaaagaagtgA